In a genomic window of Gloeocapsopsis dulcis:
- a CDS encoding nucleoside hydrolase, translated as MTKQLVLMDHDGGVDDYLATMLLMTMDNVQPLGVVVTPADCYAQPAVSATRKILDLMRRNLPVAESTVRGINPFPRLYRRDSFIVDHLPILNQSEVRTPSVPETGQEFMVRVLLDATEPVTLMVTGPLTTVAVALDTAPEIEAKIAKIVWMGGALNVPGNVEKSLEAGQDGSAEWNVYWDPIAAARVWETAIEIVMCPLDLTNTVPVTSEIVYQMGKQRQYPLSDLAGQCYALVIPQDYYFWDVLATAYLAHPEFYQLREWETEIVTTGASQGRTKITTGGRKVWAMDQVDKASFYDYILQQWKR; from the coding sequence ATGACCAAACAACTTGTCCTCATGGATCACGATGGTGGTGTTGACGATTATCTCGCAACAATGCTACTCATGACGATGGATAATGTACAACCTTTAGGTGTTGTTGTGACTCCGGCAGATTGTTATGCCCAACCTGCTGTTAGTGCTACACGCAAAATTTTAGATCTAATGAGGCGTAATCTTCCTGTTGCAGAAAGTACCGTACGTGGTATTAATCCTTTTCCAAGACTTTACCGCCGCGATTCCTTCATTGTCGATCATCTCCCAATTCTCAATCAAAGTGAAGTCCGTACGCCTTCGGTTCCCGAAACAGGACAAGAGTTTATGGTACGCGTGTTACTTGATGCGACTGAACCTGTGACACTCATGGTAACAGGTCCACTGACAACCGTTGCAGTTGCATTAGATACCGCACCGGAGATTGAGGCGAAAATTGCCAAAATCGTCTGGATGGGTGGGGCGCTGAATGTTCCAGGAAATGTAGAAAAAAGCCTCGAAGCTGGACAAGATGGATCTGCTGAGTGGAATGTATACTGGGATCCAATTGCGGCAGCGCGAGTATGGGAAACTGCAATTGAAATCGTGATGTGTCCTTTAGATTTAACAAATACTGTCCCTGTTACTTCAGAAATTGTCTATCAAATGGGTAAACAACGTCAGTACCCACTTTCCGATTTAGCTGGACAATGTTATGCCTTGGTGATTCCGCAAGATTACTATTTCTGGGATGTACTAGCAACAGCTTATCTAGCGCATCCAGAGTTTTATCAATTGCGAGAATGGGAAACAGAAATCGTCACAACTGGTGCAAGTCAAGGGCGTACCAAGATAACTACTGGTGGGCGTAAGGTTTGGGCAATGGATCAAGTTGATAAAGCAAGTTTTTACGATTATATTTTGCAACAGTGGAAGCGGTAG
- a CDS encoding NUDIX hydrolase: MDLRKWEILSSQMVINNQWCKVRQDEIQLPNGKIVDDYFVNIRLDVALILPVTSNQEVVFVRQYRHGAGEILLELPAGTFDFRIEDPQDAALRELREETGYIAKTAIPLGVLYDNPVKDSNKIYLFLAQDVKKVVKQELDITEDIEVILLPTSKVIEKIAVGEINVAGTVSAIFIGLNYLQQSIS; encoded by the coding sequence ATGGATTTAAGAAAATGGGAAATTTTAAGCTCTCAAATGGTAATTAATAATCAATGGTGCAAAGTACGCCAAGATGAGATTCAATTACCTAATGGCAAGATCGTTGATGATTATTTTGTTAATATTCGACTTGATGTTGCTTTGATTTTACCAGTTACTAGTAATCAAGAAGTTGTTTTTGTTCGTCAATACCGTCATGGTGCAGGCGAAATTTTACTAGAACTTCCGGCGGGCACTTTTGATTTCAGAATAGAAGATCCGCAGGATGCTGCATTACGAGAATTAAGAGAAGAAACTGGATATATAGCAAAAACAGCAATACCGCTGGGAGTTCTCTACGACAATCCTGTTAAAGACTCAAACAAAATCTATTTATTCCTTGCTCAAGACGTTAAAAAAGTTGTTAAACAAGAATTAGATATTACAGAAGACATAGAAGTAATACTTCTTCCTACCTCAAAAGTAATAGAAAAAATTGCAGTAGGAGAAATCAACGTTGCGGGAACTGTATCTGCTATTTTTATAGGATTGAACTACTTACAGCAATCTATTTCATAA
- a CDS encoding dipeptide epimerase — protein sequence MRIEIETFTVNKRFPLTISRGTTSQTTNLWIKVEQDGITGWGEASPFSLGNYRQSTEILQQALQQTVPRLEVYNPWQRQQIEAVLNTQLPSAAKAAVDMALHDWFGKCVGLPLWQIWGLDCSHIVPTSVTIGINIPEDAKARVRAWLQFADVRVIKVKLGNPAGINADREMFLAVQEEATTPDIFVDANGGWNLADAIEMCNWLADMGIKYVEQPLAQGEEDQLLELKKRSPLPIFVDESCHTSRDIPQLAPYIDGINIKLMKAGGLTEAIRMVHTARAYGLQVMFGCYSDSTLANTAAAQLSPLADYIDLDSHMNLIDDPFVGAMLQTGRVIPNNKSGLGVECSAA from the coding sequence ATGCGAATTGAAATTGAAACTTTTACAGTAAACAAACGCTTTCCCTTAACAATTAGTCGCGGAACAACTTCCCAGACAACAAACTTGTGGATTAAAGTAGAACAAGATGGTATTACTGGTTGGGGAGAAGCATCGCCGTTTTCCTTAGGAAATTATCGACAATCTACAGAAATTCTCCAACAAGCATTGCAGCAAACAGTCCCACGATTAGAAGTGTATAACCCTTGGCAGCGACAGCAAATTGAAGCTGTATTAAATACTCAACTACCTTCAGCCGCAAAAGCCGCAGTAGATATGGCATTACACGACTGGTTTGGGAAGTGTGTCGGTTTACCGCTATGGCAAATCTGGGGATTAGATTGTTCGCACATTGTTCCTACTTCTGTCACTATTGGTATCAATATCCCCGAAGATGCAAAAGCACGAGTGCGCGCTTGGCTACAATTTGCTGACGTGCGTGTCATTAAAGTAAAGTTAGGTAATCCTGCTGGAATTAACGCAGATCGCGAGATGTTCTTAGCAGTACAGGAAGAAGCAACGACACCTGATATATTTGTTGATGCAAATGGTGGATGGAATTTAGCAGATGCCATTGAGATGTGCAATTGGTTAGCTGATATGGGTATCAAGTATGTCGAACAACCTTTGGCACAAGGAGAAGAAGATCAGTTACTAGAATTGAAAAAGCGATCGCCTCTGCCAATTTTTGTTGACGAAAGCTGTCATACTAGCCGCGATATTCCTCAACTCGCACCTTACATTGATGGCATTAATATCAAACTAATGAAAGCTGGAGGGTTAACTGAAGCAATACGCATGGTACATACTGCCCGCGCTTACGGGTTACAAGTGATGTTTGGTTGCTATTCTGATAGTACGCTAGCAAATACCGCCGCCGCGCAACTTTCACCCCTAGCAGATTATATAGATTTGGATAGCCATATGAATTTAATCGACGATCCCTTTGTCGGTGCAATGCTACAAACAGGGAGGGTGATTCCCAACAACAAATCAGGATTAGGAGTAGAATGCAGTGCGGCTTGA
- a CDS encoding DUF1611 domain-containing protein: MRLEGNQRIAILLHEGIRGNGNGKTGLALLRYSEAPVVAVIDKDCAGESLFELTGISIDVPIVASVADALTYTPDVLTIGIAPSGGVLPQAWLQEIQCAVAAGLSVVNGLHTPLATIPLRSHLRAGQWIWDVRQEPSDLAIASGKARSLSCRRVLTVGTDMAVGKMSASLELNAAAKKRGLRSKFLATGQAGIMISGDGIPLDAVRVDFAAGAVEQLVMRYGADYDILFIEGQGSILHPGSTATLPLIRGTQPTHLILVHRAGQTHIRNHPHVPIPPLTEVVKLYESIATAGGAFAPVKVVGIALNTAHLDELAAKQAITQVQAETNLSCTDAVRFDIESLLNTVY, encoded by the coding sequence GTGCGGCTTGAAGGTAATCAACGAATTGCAATTCTTCTGCATGAAGGAATTCGGGGTAATGGTAATGGTAAAACCGGATTAGCACTATTACGCTACAGCGAAGCCCCAGTTGTTGCAGTGATTGACAAAGATTGTGCAGGTGAATCATTATTTGAATTAACGGGGATCTCAATTGATGTTCCTATTGTTGCCTCGGTAGCTGATGCATTAACTTATACACCCGATGTTCTGACGATTGGAATTGCACCTTCAGGAGGCGTGTTACCGCAAGCATGGTTGCAGGAAATTCAATGTGCAGTAGCCGCAGGATTATCAGTAGTCAATGGACTGCACACACCACTGGCAACAATACCATTGCGATCGCACCTACGCGCAGGACAATGGATCTGGGATGTACGCCAAGAACCATCCGACTTAGCAATCGCAAGTGGTAAAGCGCGATCGCTATCGTGTCGTCGCGTCTTAACTGTGGGTACAGATATGGCTGTCGGTAAAATGTCTGCAAGTCTAGAACTTAATGCCGCAGCGAAAAAACGGGGATTGCGTTCTAAATTCCTCGCAACAGGACAAGCAGGGATTATGATCTCTGGTGATGGTATTCCCTTAGATGCGGTGCGTGTAGATTTCGCTGCAGGGGCTGTCGAACAACTTGTGATGCGCTACGGTGCAGACTACGATATTTTATTCATTGAAGGACAAGGTTCAATCTTACATCCTGGTTCGACTGCAACTTTACCTCTGATTCGCGGAACGCAACCAACGCATTTAATTTTAGTCCATCGTGCCGGACAAACTCATATTCGCAACCATCCACACGTCCCAATTCCACCTTTAACGGAAGTTGTGAAACTCTACGAAAGCATTGCAACAGCTGGAGGTGCGTTTGCACCTGTTAAAGTTGTCGGAATCGCCCTCAATACTGCGCATTTAGATGAATTAGCTGCAAAACAGGCGATCACGCAAGTTCAAGCCGAAACAAATCTATCCTGTACAGATGCTGTCCGCTTTGATATAGAGTCTCTATTGAACACAGTTTACTAG
- a CDS encoding Crp/Fnr family transcriptional regulator: MCENLNRHGNRLLAALPAEDYQRLAPHLENVSLPFQRVLHNAGEVIFDVYFPTTAMISAISIMQDGSTIEIGIIGKEGIVGMPVCWGDDTAVHQTVVQIPGNVLKMKAEVLKEEFYRGGALQKLMLRYTQALYTQVGQSAACNRLHTLEERLSRWLLTVSDRTASEELPLTQEFIAQMLGTRRSGVTVAASRLSRAGMIRYSRGKINIINREILELTACECYQVIRKDFQRLLGARDD; this comes from the coding sequence ATGTGCGAAAATTTAAATCGGCATGGCAACAGGTTGCTTGCGGCTTTACCTGCTGAAGATTATCAGCGTCTTGCTCCCCATCTAGAAAATGTTTCACTACCCTTTCAAAGGGTACTGCATAATGCTGGAGAAGTAATCTTTGATGTTTACTTTCCTACAACAGCAATGATTTCCGCTATTTCCATCATGCAGGATGGTTCAACTATTGAAATAGGAATAATTGGCAAAGAAGGTATAGTAGGTATGCCTGTATGCTGGGGAGATGATACAGCAGTTCACCAAACGGTGGTACAGATTCCAGGTAATGTCTTAAAAATGAAAGCTGAGGTGTTGAAAGAGGAGTTTTACCGAGGTGGTGCTTTACAAAAACTTATGCTGCGTTATACACAAGCACTCTATACCCAAGTTGGACAATCTGCTGCTTGCAATCGTTTGCACACCTTAGAGGAGAGACTTTCGCGCTGGTTACTCACAGTAAGCGATCGCACCGCATCAGAAGAATTACCCTTAACCCAAGAATTTATTGCTCAAATGCTAGGTACGCGCCGTAGTGGCGTGACAGTAGCTGCAAGTAGGCTGAGTAGAGCTGGAATGATTCGCTACAGTCGTGGCAAAATCAACATTATAAACCGAGAAATACTGGAACTAACGGCATGTGAGTGTTATCAGGTAATTAGAAAAGATTTTCAGCGATTACTTGGCGCTAGAGACGACTAG
- a CDS encoding M48 family metallopeptidase, with translation MKPTWNSLLLSLNLVILSAGTSTVLAEPVIKEPVKDSTPSVIVVPVEEQRQPAANTTTESKQPASTQEIIDKLNATSTLRPEEIARQQKFIEADRLYLGGQFAAAEKIYREVKASFPTASTDIVQRPPAIVDPAQLPPAGKVYWREAEAAFQHKVASRMMVPLRLLVEQYPEFIPGHLRLAQALQKFDHNKEAIAVLERAVTLYPEQPDLVKAKVAALAESKQWMEASLAARQFALLRSPNAEHANEFTQLADTHLERYQKHLRAELRGNMITNVLTGALGYALTGNLLGPFSAVQTTTMLLRGESAVGESVANQAREQLEIVTDKTVGDYVNEIGQRLAQVAGRNDFKYEFYIVLDKDLNAFALPGGKVFVNAGAITRTNSEAELAGLLAHELAHAVLSHGFQLVAGGNLVANVTQFFPYGGTVANLVALNYSREMEQEADILGTRLLASTGYAADGLRNLMVTLKQEETRTAFSWLSSHPPTSDRIRYLESIIQRHGYNRYAYEGVARHTQIKQRVEKLLQQKQSERKKHQR, from the coding sequence ATGAAACCCACCTGGAACTCACTGTTGCTTAGCCTGAACCTAGTCATACTTTCTGCTGGAACATCAACTGTCTTAGCTGAACCTGTTATTAAAGAACCTGTAAAAGACTCTACTCCCAGTGTGATTGTTGTCCCTGTAGAAGAACAGAGGCAACCCGCAGCTAATACAACAACCGAGAGCAAGCAACCAGCATCTACACAAGAAATTATTGATAAACTTAATGCCACTTCAACCCTGAGACCAGAAGAAATTGCGCGTCAGCAAAAATTTATTGAAGCCGATCGCTTGTACTTAGGAGGACAATTCGCAGCAGCCGAAAAAATCTATCGGGAAGTCAAAGCATCATTTCCCACAGCATCAACTGATATTGTACAACGTCCACCAGCAATTGTTGATCCCGCTCAACTTCCACCAGCAGGTAAAGTTTATTGGCGCGAAGCAGAAGCAGCTTTCCAACACAAAGTTGCTTCCAGAATGATGGTACCACTGCGGTTGTTAGTAGAGCAATATCCAGAATTTATTCCTGGTCATCTGAGACTCGCCCAAGCACTACAAAAATTTGACCACAACAAAGAAGCGATCGCCGTTTTAGAACGCGCCGTTACACTTTATCCCGAACAACCCGATTTAGTCAAAGCTAAAGTAGCAGCACTTGCTGAATCAAAACAATGGATGGAAGCATCCCTGGCAGCGCGTCAGTTTGCCTTACTAAGAAGTCCAAACGCAGAACACGCGAACGAGTTTACTCAACTTGCAGATACGCATCTCGAACGATATCAAAAGCACTTGCGGGCGGAGCTGAGAGGAAATATGATTACCAATGTCCTTACTGGGGCATTAGGCTATGCACTCACAGGTAATCTTTTAGGTCCTTTTTCGGCAGTGCAAACTACTACAATGCTACTCCGTGGCGAATCAGCTGTTGGTGAATCTGTTGCCAACCAAGCGCGGGAACAGCTAGAAATTGTCACTGATAAAACAGTTGGAGATTATGTTAACGAAATCGGACAAAGACTCGCACAAGTTGCTGGCAGAAACGATTTTAAATACGAATTTTATATAGTTTTAGATAAAGACTTAAACGCTTTTGCGCTACCAGGCGGTAAGGTATTTGTGAATGCTGGAGCAATTACAAGGACTAACTCTGAAGCAGAATTAGCTGGGTTACTAGCGCATGAATTAGCCCATGCAGTTTTATCACACGGTTTTCAGTTAGTTGCCGGAGGAAACCTTGTTGCTAATGTGACGCAATTTTTCCCTTATGGTGGTACTGTCGCGAATCTTGTTGCACTCAACTACAGCCGCGAAATGGAACAGGAAGCCGACATTTTAGGTACGCGACTTCTCGCTTCGACTGGCTATGCTGCCGATGGCTTACGCAACTTGATGGTGACACTGAAACAAGAAGAAACACGCACAGCTTTTAGTTGGTTATCTTCGCACCCACCCACAAGCGATCGCATTCGCTATCTTGAGTCAATCATCCAACGCCATGGTTACAACCGCTATGCTTACGAAGGAGTTGCAAGACACACCCAGATCAAACAAAGGGTAGAAAAATTGCTACAACAGAAACAATCCGAACGGAAAAAGCATCAACGATAA
- a CDS encoding COP23 domain-containing protein produces MSPQLQFAWRGIGLTVGIATLLLGNSVTAAPRYNWIAQVNPTIPPVVVDTEPLPPVPGTTPPNGSTVPSVTTATRFTCQLNNGQYTVMYQPESQPSRFFPWATPTALGGGWSEQRRCDEISRRLEAYRPDGLLELTTGVENNYNTVCVVTQRVPSCRIVFTVPPGQDPIVTRDRVFENLTVADSGQQTTGVYTYTNRGNELDRLFNLGRSVLGGNNRRSSKSIDLRPFLDRADGGNGTQLSGGVPARSNTQPQPGNSRRLNPGSFR; encoded by the coding sequence ATGTCACCACAATTGCAATTTGCTTGGCGAGGTATTGGTTTGACCGTTGGGATAGCCACACTGTTACTTGGTAATAGCGTTACAGCTGCACCGCGCTATAACTGGATTGCGCAGGTTAATCCTACAATACCACCCGTTGTTGTCGATACAGAGCCATTGCCACCAGTCCCAGGAACAACACCGCCTAATGGTTCCACAGTTCCTAGCGTCACAACTGCTACGCGGTTTACTTGTCAATTGAATAACGGTCAGTATACAGTCATGTATCAGCCCGAAAGCCAGCCAAGCCGCTTTTTCCCCTGGGCTACTCCGACAGCGTTGGGTGGTGGTTGGAGTGAACAACGACGTTGTGATGAAATTAGTCGTCGCTTAGAAGCTTATCGCCCCGATGGTTTATTAGAACTCACAACAGGGGTAGAAAATAACTACAACACTGTCTGCGTTGTTACGCAACGAGTTCCCTCATGTCGCATTGTCTTTACTGTTCCTCCAGGACAAGACCCAATCGTAACTCGCGATCGCGTCTTTGAAAACCTGACGGTTGCCGATAGTGGTCAGCAAACAACTGGAGTTTATACTTATACAAATCGTGGAAACGAACTCGATCGCCTGTTTAACTTGGGACGTTCTGTTCTTGGTGGTAACAATCGACGTTCTTCAAAAAGCATCGACTTGAGACCTTTCCTCGATCGCGCTGATGGTGGTAACGGTACTCAACTTAGTGGTGGTGTTCCAGCACGTAGTAATACACAACCGCAACCAGGTAATTCTAGAAGACTCAATCCAGGTAGCTTTCGGTGA
- a CDS encoding DUF427 domain-containing protein has protein sequence MVNRDRIQPGLGQESVWDYPRPPRLEDVNKHIQVIFNETAIADTHHAKRVLETSHPPVYYIPPSDIKMEYLIRTPPSSFCEWKGLAGYYTVAIGDKQAANAAWFYPDPTPTFAAIKDYVAFYPHLMDACYVNGEKVQPQPGNFYGGWITSDIVGPFKGSPGTWGW, from the coding sequence ATGGTTAATCGCGATCGCATTCAACCAGGTCTTGGACAAGAATCAGTCTGGGATTATCCTCGTCCGCCGCGCTTAGAAGACGTCAATAAGCATATTCAGGTCATTTTTAATGAAACTGCGATCGCTGATACCCATCATGCCAAACGAGTACTAGAAACGAGCCATCCACCTGTTTACTATATCCCGCCTAGCGATATCAAAATGGAGTACCTTATCCGTACTCCACCATCCAGCTTCTGTGAGTGGAAAGGACTTGCAGGATATTACACAGTTGCAATAGGCGACAAACAAGCTGCAAATGCTGCTTGGTTTTATCCCGATCCTACTCCTACTTTTGCAGCGATTAAAGACTATGTCGCTTTCTACCCACACTTGATGGATGCTTGTTACGTTAACGGTGAAAAAGTTCAACCACAACCAGGGAACTTTTACGGCGGTTGGATTACCAGTGATATTGTTGGCCCTTTTAAAGGTAGTCCAGGAACTTGGGGATGGTAG
- a CDS encoding type II toxin-antitoxin system Phd/YefM family antitoxin, translating to MQTTYTKARENLASLLDKVVDDREIVVIERRNKPNVALIAEDELASLQETAYLLRSPKNAARLLSALEWSKSRDEKTLEPVSVNEAIASLKQELEFGEEKR from the coding sequence ATGCAAACCACATACACAAAAGCTCGTGAAAACCTAGCTTCTCTTCTAGATAAAGTTGTCGATGACCGAGAAATTGTTGTCATCGAGCGTCGTAATAAGCCAAACGTAGCGCTGATTGCAGAAGATGAACTAGCAAGTCTTCAAGAGACAGCTTACCTTCTGAGAAGCCCCAAAAATGCAGCACGTCTACTGAGTGCTTTAGAGTGGTCAAAATCAAGGGATGAGAAGACTTTAGAGCCAGTATCCGTTAATGAAGCGATCGCTTCATTAAAACAGGAGCTAGAATTTGGCGAAGAAAAAAGGTGA
- a CDS encoding Txe/YoeB family addiction module toxin has translation MAKKKGELQSPPSSIARFPDFSPQFKEDLGWWYKTAPSKLDKIFELVTDTMKHPFEGIGKPEGLKHIDSDTWSRRIDLEHRLVYKVRHDRVDFLQARYHY, from the coding sequence TTGGCGAAGAAAAAAGGTGAACTTCAGTCCCCACCATCGTCGATAGCACGTTTCCCTGACTTTAGTCCTCAATTCAAAGAAGATTTAGGTTGGTGGTACAAAACTGCTCCTAGCAAACTAGACAAGATTTTTGAGTTAGTTACAGATACAATGAAGCATCCCTTTGAGGGGATAGGTAAGCCTGAAGGACTGAAGCACATAGATTCTGATACTTGGTCGCGCCGTATAGACTTAGAGCATCGACTCGTTTATAAAGTCAGACACGATCGAGTAGACTTTTTGCAAGCCCGTTATCACTATTAA
- the dapB gene encoding 4-hydroxy-tetrahydrodipicolinate reductase, with amino-acid sequence MVNQALIPVVVNGAAGKMGREVIKAVSQASDMNLLGAVDRNPDYNGKDAGEVAGLSEPLEVPITDQLEPTLVLATQERQLGVMVDFTHPSTVYDNIRAAIAYGIRPVVGTTGLSVAQIQDLAEFADKASTGCLLIPNFSIGMVLLQEAAVRASHYFDHVEIIELHHNQKADAPSGTAIQTAQMLAEMGKTYNPPTVEETEKLPGARGSVADEGIRIHSVRLPGLIAHQEVIFGAPGQIYTLRHDTSDRACYMPGVLLAIRKVLQLKSLVYGLEKLL; translated from the coding sequence ATGGTAAATCAAGCTTTGATTCCAGTAGTTGTTAATGGTGCTGCTGGTAAAATGGGTCGTGAAGTCATTAAAGCAGTCTCTCAAGCAAGTGATATGAACTTGCTGGGTGCAGTTGACCGCAACCCTGACTACAATGGCAAAGATGCCGGAGAAGTCGCGGGATTAAGTGAACCGCTAGAAGTACCAATCACCGATCAATTAGAACCTACGCTAGTCTTAGCAACTCAAGAAAGACAATTGGGTGTGATGGTAGATTTTACGCATCCGAGTACTGTTTATGACAATATTCGGGCGGCGATCGCCTATGGTATTCGTCCAGTTGTGGGAACTACAGGACTAAGCGTTGCCCAAATTCAAGACTTAGCCGAATTCGCGGATAAAGCGAGTACAGGTTGTTTACTGATTCCTAATTTCTCAATTGGGATGGTACTACTCCAAGAAGCCGCAGTCAGAGCATCACACTACTTTGACCATGTTGAAATTATCGAACTACACCACAATCAAAAAGCAGATGCTCCTAGTGGAACTGCAATTCAAACAGCCCAGATGCTAGCAGAAATGGGCAAAACTTACAACCCCCCTACGGTAGAAGAAACTGAAAAGCTGCCTGGAGCAAGAGGCAGTGTCGCCGATGAAGGCATTAGAATTCATAGTGTACGCCTTCCAGGACTGATTGCTCACCAAGAAGTCATTTTTGGCGCACCAGGACAAATATATACTTTACGTCATGATACTAGCGATCGCGCTTGTTATATGCCTGGAGTTCTCCTCGCTATTCGTAAAGTCCTACAACTCAAATCCCTGGTGTATGGCTTAGAAAAGCTATTGTAA
- a CDS encoding phosphate ABC transporter permease, which translates to MLVPLTRQKFEQLIPRIATSDQYKYYWGKFPDFLKRLLISVVSVVVIWILRLVLGEGSSLLLFPLGAIAGLYWLWGPVLWASLRNVEYRKYPYSGFLRGRVLDVYITEELIGTEETVNNKGDLVIVENRERRLNIEVGDETEFFTEIQVPLRRTHQDIVPNQIAEMVVLSTQPDLSSIAKVTDIYIPSRNIWVSDYPYLQKNVFTEVSRRLRESREPRSRQAPRRRPRASYPQDVEEW; encoded by the coding sequence ATGTTAGTTCCACTCACGCGCCAAAAGTTTGAACAATTGATTCCCCGCATCGCGACTAGCGATCAGTACAAATATTACTGGGGCAAGTTTCCTGATTTCTTGAAGCGACTGCTGATTTCTGTTGTCAGCGTTGTTGTCATTTGGATTTTGCGATTAGTTTTAGGTGAAGGATCTAGCCTATTGCTATTTCCGCTAGGAGCGATCGCCGGACTTTACTGGTTATGGGGACCTGTTTTGTGGGCTAGTCTGCGTAATGTAGAGTACCGCAAGTATCCCTACAGTGGTTTTCTGCGCGGGCGAGTATTAGATGTCTACATTACCGAAGAATTGATTGGTACTGAAGAAACTGTTAATAATAAGGGCGACTTGGTAATTGTCGAAAATCGCGAACGGCGACTCAATATAGAAGTTGGGGATGAAACTGAATTTTTCACTGAGATCCAAGTGCCACTCCGCCGCACCCACCAAGATATTGTCCCGAATCAAATCGCTGAAATGGTCGTGCTTTCTACTCAACCAGATTTAAGTAGCATTGCCAAAGTCACAGATATTTATATTCCAAGTCGTAATATCTGGGTCAGCGATTATCCTTACTTACAAAAAAATGTTTTTACTGAAGTGAGTCGCCGTCTACGTGAGAGTAGAGAACCGCGATCGCGTCAAGCCCCGCGCAGAAGACCTCGTGCTTCCTATCCACAAGATGTCGAGGAATGGTAA
- a CDS encoding TPM domain-containing protein: MQCSIWRRLLVSVFAFFLAGAVWLIPSPVALAYNNPELLPEQPTPIIDLARSLTSVQEEQLAQELEQFEAETGWKLRVLTQYDRTPGAAVKDFWNLDEKSILVVADSRGGNILNFNVGDAVYQLLPRTFWVELQTRFGNLYFVREEGEDQSIIQSIESVEACLRQGGCRVVPGLPHEQWILTLITSVIGGVVCGFAAHPRRPGQVFAWQWALIFSPLWGILFIAFGIGPVVTRTSEWLPLVRNIAGFLIGALVAYLSPTLNRSSASEM; encoded by the coding sequence ATGCAGTGTTCTATTTGGCGACGATTACTAGTAAGTGTATTTGCCTTCTTTTTAGCTGGCGCGGTTTGGTTAATACCCTCTCCTGTAGCACTCGCGTATAATAATCCAGAATTACTTCCCGAACAGCCAACGCCAATTATAGATTTAGCCCGATCGCTCACGAGTGTTCAAGAAGAACAATTAGCACAAGAACTTGAGCAATTTGAAGCAGAAACTGGGTGGAAACTCCGCGTTCTCACACAGTATGACCGGACACCAGGCGCAGCAGTCAAAGATTTTTGGAATTTAGATGAAAAAAGTATTTTAGTTGTTGCCGATTCCCGTGGGGGAAATATTCTCAACTTTAACGTAGGTGATGCAGTTTACCAGCTACTACCTCGGACATTTTGGGTAGAGTTACAAACTCGCTTCGGTAATTTATACTTTGTCCGAGAAGAGGGAGAAGATCAATCGATTATTCAATCTATTGAGTCAGTTGAAGCTTGTTTACGCCAAGGCGGCTGTCGCGTTGTTCCTGGATTACCGCACGAACAATGGATTCTTACCCTAATTACCTCAGTTATTGGTGGAGTGGTGTGTGGTTTTGCGGCTCACCCTCGGCGTCCTGGGCAAGTTTTTGCTTGGCAATGGGCTTTAATTTTCTCACCACTGTGGGGAATTCTATTTATTGCCTTTGGCATTGGACCTGTTGTAACACGGACTTCAGAATGGCTTCCTTTGGTGCGTAACATTGCAGGATTTCTCATTGGTGCTTTGGTAGCTTATTTATCACCAACATTAAATCGTTCTTCGGCTTCAGAAATGTAA